DNA sequence from the Marinilongibacter aquaticus genome:
ATGTTCAGCCCGCAGATCCCTACGAACTTTGGAACAGCCCACCCTTTGATCCCGTAATCAAGAAAACGGCTGCTCATCCCGACGGAGCTATTTTTGCTCGCGGAGCATGCGATGACAAAGGTCAAATCTACATGCATGTCAAAGCCGTTGAAATGATGCTTGCCCAAAATCAATTGCCTTGCAATGTGAAAGTGATGTTTGAAGGAGAAGAAGAGGTTGGTTCTGAAAATTTGGAAACGTTTATCAAGGAAAATAAAGAGCGTTTGGCAGCGGATATCATTCTGATTTCTGACACTTCGATTATTGGGAACGATATACCTTCAGTAGAAACGGGTCTTCGTGGATTGGCTTACATGGAAGTTGAAGTGACTGGCCCGAACAGGGACTTGCACTCTGGTGTTTACGGCGGAGCAGTGGCCAATCCAGCCAATGTGTTGGCTAAAATGATTGCCTCTTTGCACGACGAAAATGGCAAGGTTACCGTAAAGGGTTTCTACGATAAAGTAGTGGAATTGAGTGTGGAAGATAGAGCGGCTTTGGAAGCGGCTCCATTTGACGAGGCTGCGTACAAGTCAGATTTGGATGTGAAGGAAGTGGACGGAGAAAGAGGCTATACAACCCGAGAGCGATCTTCTATTCGCCCCACATTGGATGTAAACGGGATGTGGAGTGGATACACTGGTGAAGGTTCTAAAACAGTGTTGCCCTCAAAGGCATTTGCCAAAATCTCCATGCGTTTGGTTCCTGATCAAGATTGGAAGGAAATATCCGGCCTTTTCGCCGAGCATTTTAAATCCATCGCTCCAGATACGGTTAAAGTGAAAGTGAGCAGGCACCATGGAGGGCAACCGTATGTAACGCCAATGGACTCTCTAGGATATAAGGCAGCTTATGCGGCAATGAAAGAATCTTTCGGCAAAGAGCCTGTGCCCACTCGTGGTGGAGGAAGTATCCCCATCGTTTCCCTTTTCGAAGAGGTGTTGGGGTTAAAGTCTATTTTGTTTGGTTTTGGTTTGGATTCCGACGCCCTGCACTCGCCCAATGAGCACTATGGACTTTTCAATTTCTATAAAGGAATTGAGGCAATCCCTTTGTTTTATTCACATTATGCCGCATTAAAAAAGGATGAGCATGTCAATCAATAATATGACGACCGAGCAGAGCTCGAATTACGAAGATTTGGACAAGATGTCTGTGCACGAAATATTGACAGGCATTAACAATGAAGATCAAACCGTACCCTTGGCTGTGGCCAAAAGTATGGGGCAGATAGAAGCTTTGATCGAGCAGGTGGTACCCAGAATGCAGCAAGGCGGAAGGCTTTTTTATATAGGAGCGGGAACAAGTGGACGATTGGGTATTGTGGATGCTTCTGAGTGCCCCCCAACCTATGGCGTGCCGCACGGATTGGTTGTAGGAATAATGGCCGGTGGAGATTCGGCGATTCGTAAGGCGGTCGAATTTGCAGAAGATGATCCCGAGCAAGCTTGGAAAGATTTGGAAGAATATCATCTGACAGAAAAGGACACCTTGGTGGGGATTGCGGCCAGCGGGCGAACACCTTATGTTATTGGTGGTTTGCAAGCTGCCAATGCTGCAGGCTTGCTGACAGGCTGTATTGTCTGCAATGCGGGTAGCGATGTGGCCAAAAACGCTCAATATCCTGTGGAGGTTGTGGTTGGCCCAGAGTTTGTGACCGGCAGCACGAGGATGAAATCAGGGACGGCACAAAAATTGGTCTTGAATATGCTATCGACCACAGTGATGATTCGTTTGGGTAAAGTGCGAGGGAATAAAATGGTGGATATGCAGCTTTCGAATGAAAAACTTGTGGATCGTGGCACAAAAATGATCATGCAGGAAGTCGAAGGTATAGCATACGAAGAGGCTAATGCCCTTTTGCTCAAATATGGCAGTGTGCGTGCGGCTGTCGCGAATTATTCAAAATGAACAACTGGCCAGACTGGATAGCACTGAATTGGTTTTTGCCCAGCACGATTAAAAGTTTTTCGTGGGCCAATCCCATGTATTTGTATGCCATTGCTGGTCTGCCCATTGTTTTTCTTTTTAGATGGTTTGTATTCAGCAGCAACCGGCAAGACCTGAAGCTGAGTATTTCGGCACAATGGATTCGCGGGTATTGGCTGCGTTGGTTTCGTTGGTGGCCATCTTTGTTTTTTGGTTTGGGCCTCACGTTCTGTTTGATCGCCCTGGCTAGACCGCAAAGGGCTGTGCCTCAGGAGGAAGCCCTGTCAGAAGGCTTGAGTCTGGTTTTAGCCTTGGACATTTCAGAATCTATGGAAACCAAAGACCTTTTGCCCAATAGGCTAGAGGCGGCCAAAACCGTTGCTCGCCAGTTTATTCAGGCGAGGGTGAACGATAAGCTGGGCCTGGTTATTTTTGCTGGCGAGGCTTTTAGCCTATGTCCACTTACTTCAGATTATCAATTGTTGCAAAGCTTTTTATCTGAAGTGCATGGGGGTCAGATAAAAGCTTCGGGTACGGCCATTGGCTCGGCAATTGCCACTTCAATCAACCGGCTTCGTGACGATCCGGGCAAAAGTAAGGCGATTATTTTATTGAGTGATGGCGACAATACAGCCGGAACAATTGGCCCAGAAACGGCTACTGAATTGGCAAAGTCTTTTGGCATTCGTATCTATACCATTGCTATTGGCAAAAAAAGAGCGGGCGAAGTGGATTTCGGTACTTTGCGAAAAATGGCATTGGATAGTCGAGGAGCATTCTTTTCTGCGGTATCGGGTTCGGCATTGAGTAATGTTTTCACCGAAATAGATCTGCTCGAACGTAGCCGTTTCGACGAGCTGGGCCTTCGCGAAATGTCGGATTATTACTATGTCTACCTCAACTGGGCTATTTGCTTTTTGTTGATATATCTCGTTTTGAAAAACACCCCAATTGGCAATGTCCTTGAAGATTAAAGGTAGGGAAATCGTTGTGGTCGGTCTAGGATATGTAGGCTTGCCTGTGGCTATGGCCTTCCAAGAGCATTTCGATGTGCTCGGTTACGATATAGATAAAGAAAGGCTAAAAGAGCTAAGAAAGGGTTTTGACCGTACGCGTGCTTTTGGCGAAGTCGATATAAAGAAGGCTTCGCGACTCTCTTTTTGTGCCGAAATTCATAAAAGGGAAAGAGAGAGGGTGTTTATTGTTACAGTTCCAACGCCAATTGACCAAGAGCAGAAACCGGATTTATCACATCTTTCAAGGGCCTGTAAAGAGGTGGCCTCTTTTTTAAACAAGGGCGATGTAGTCGTTTTTGAAAGTACTGTCTACCCGGGCTGTACGGATGATCTCTGCATACCTATGATTGAAAATCATAGTGGTTTGAAAATAAATCAAGATTTTTATTGCGGATATTCGCCTGAACGCATAAGTCCGGGAGATACGATAAATAATTTGAGTTCGGTTGTAAAACTTACTTCGGGATCGAACCCAGAGGCGGCGAACTTCACGGATGCACTATACAAACTTATAGTAAAAGCAGGGACTTGCTTGGTCTCGAGTATCAAAGTGGCGGAGGCCGCAAAGCTGGCCGAAAACTGTCAAAGGGATGTCAATATATCTTTTGTCAATGAACTATCCATTGTCTTCGACAAGCTGGGCCTAAATGTTTCAGAGGTGCTGAAGGCAGCTGCCACCAAGTGGAATTTCCTCGATTTTAAACCAGGTCTTGTGGGTGGGCATTGTATTAGTGTAGACCCTTATTACTTAATACACAAAGCCCAAAGTGTTGGGTATGCCCCTAAAGTTATCGGGGCCGGTCGCGAAGTAAATGAACTGATGCCAAGTTTTGTGGCCGCAAAATGTGCAAAGAAGTTGTTGAAAGAGGGCATAGAGCTTCAAGGTGCGAAGGTCTTGATTTTAGGAGTTTCTTATAAATCCAACTGTCCAGATTTGCGAAATAGCAAAGTCCCCAACTTAAGACAAGAGCTGCTGGAGTTTGGCGTGAAAGTCGATGTGTATGACCCTTTGGCAAGTAAAGGAGAGGTGATAGAACAATTTGGTTTCAAATTGGAAGAAGAAAAGAGTTTGTCCAATTATGAGCTTGTTTTACTCATTGTTCCACATGAAGAGATTTTAAAGGAGTTGACTTTTTTCAGGAGTAAAGGAGACATTTTTATGCAGTGGCCAGAGTAAGGTAATGCCATTGCTTTATTATCCATATAATAACAATTGGATTCCATCAATTGAATCGTGCATTTTTTTCCGTAAACTTGCCAAAATTTAGATACCAAAGGATTCATCAAGACAGTATGATTCTACGCCAACTTCTGCCCTTCATTGTGTTGTTCTCCCTTACTTTCTCGGTATTGGCTCAGCGGCCGTCCACTCAGAAAGTGGATGACTTATCAGATGTCCAAATCGAACAATTCCTGAAAGAAGCCCAAAAACGAGGACTTTCCGAATCGGAAATCGAAACCATTGCTTTGTCGCAAGGCTATTCCGCTCAGGATATATCCAAAATGCGGAACAGGATTCAAGAATTGAAATACGGAAGTGTAAAGGAAATTAAGCAGGATACAGTAACAGCTCGTCAACAATTGGGCGAATTGGCTCAAAGGACGGTGACCGAAGTAGAAGAAGAGGACGAAGAAGTAGAAAAGAAAAAGAAAGTTTTTGGTAAAGAACTTTTCAAAAATGAAAAACTCACTTTTGAGCCGAGTTTGAATATTCCAACGCCAGAGGGTTATGTCTTGGGTGCCGGAGACGAGCTCAGAATTGATATTTCGGGTTATGCCTATCAGCATTACGATGCGAAAGTTTCGCCAGAGGGTACAATTCGTTTGGAAAGCCTGGCTCCAATATATGTGAATGGCCTTACAATTGTGGAGGCAAAAAAGCAGATTGTCGATCGTTTGAAAGTGCTTTTCGGAGGCTTGAAAAACGGAAGCTTGACCGCGGATGTAACCTTGGGGAACGTGAGGAGTATTCAGGTTACTGTGCTTGGCGAAGCTGAAGTGCCTGGTACATATACGCTTTCGTCGTTGTCGCGAATGTTCAACGCCCTTTATCTCTGCGGAGGGCCGACGAGAAAGGGTTCTTTTAGGAATGTAAAATTGATCAGAAACAATAAAGAGATTGGGGAACTCGATCTCTACGGTTTTTTAACGAAAGGCATCGCCGATGGCAATTTGATGCTTCAGGATCAAGATATGATCTTTATCCCATTGGCCAATATCCAGATTGAAGTAGAGGGGCAAGTGAAAAGGGAAGGCCTTTTTGAGATGAGGTCGGATGAAACTTTGGCTGATGCCATACTTTATGCCGGTGGTTTTGCTGATGATGCCTTTAAAGGGGCGGTAAATGTAGAGAGGCGAACAGCTCGCGAGAAAAGATTGATTTCCGTGGAAGAAAGGGATTACGATTTGCAGAGCTTGCAAAATGGCGATTTGATAAGCGTGTCGGCCATTTTAGACAGATTCGAAAATAAGGTAGAAGTGCTTGGTGCCGTTTTCAGGCCCGGGGGATATGCATTGGGAGACAATCTTAAAACACTGAAGCAGCTTATTCAGAGGGCGGAAGGCTTAAGAGAAGATGCGTTCAAAGATCGTGCAGTTTTGATACGACAAGATGAGAATCTTGATCCATATACGCAATCCATCAACTTGAATAAGCTTTTGGAGGGTTCTGCGGCTGACATCGAGCTTCGGAGGAACGACAAATTGATTGTAAAGTCGGTTGTCGAGCTCAGGGAAATTCGAAAGGTTGAAATTTCAGGAGCCGTGAATATACCCGGGGAGTATGATTTTGTGGAGCACACCACAGTTAACGATTTGATTTTGATGGCCGGAGGCTTTACTGAAGGGGCGACTACAAAACGGATAGAAATTGCAAGAAGAGTGTATAAGGATGAGACCTCTTCTCAAACGGTTGAGGTTTTGAATTTTGAGTCGACAAAAAACCTGACTGACGAATCTATTGAACTGGAACCATTTGATAAGGTTTTTATACGGGAATTGCCCAATTATGAAGTGCAGAAGACCGTGAAGGTGGTTGGGGAAGTAAATTATCCTGGTGAATACTCCATAGAAAGGCGTAATGAGCGGGTGACAGACTTGATCCGAAAGGCAGGTGGTTTAAGAGACGAGGCGTTCTTGAGTGGTATTCGTTTTTACAGAGACAGTTCTTTGATTGCCATCGATTTGGAATCCGTACTGAAAAAAGGTGAAGGGTATGGAAATATTATTGTACAAGATGGAGACAGTTTGGTAGTACCCAAGATTTCTGGTATTGTAAAAGTTTCCGGTCAGGTATTGAGTCCTACATCAGTTGCATATGACCCCTCTTTTTCTTTTTCCGACTATATTGCTCAAGCTGGCGGCTATACCGATTCGGCTTTTGTGAAAAGAACATTCGTCCGCTATGCAAACGGACTGTCGAATAAAACACGGACATTTTTGGGGGTGAAGAACTTTCCTGAAGTGAAGGAAGGGATGGAAATCATAGTGCCAGAGAAAAAGAAACACGTATGGTCTACATCTGAAAGAATTGCAGTGGTGACGGCTTTGGTTTCGATGGTTTCTCTCACGGCCACAATTGTGCGTCTATTCAATTAGTAATTATGCAAGAAGAACACGTTAACGATAATCTAATAACTATAGACTTTCGGGCTCTTTTAAAAGTTTTATGGAAGGAGAAGTTTCTGATCGCGGGCATTACACTGCTTTTTACGGCTCTGGGTGCGTGGTATGCTTTCACCGCTCGTGAGGAGTTTTCTTCAGAAGGTAAGATTTTGCCCGAATTGAGCAGCGGGGGAGGTTCTACGCTTGGTGGGTTGGCGAATTTGGTAGGTATTGGAGGCTTTGAGTTGGGCATAAAAAACAATACCGATGCCATTCGCCCGGATTTATATCCTGATGTTTTACAAAGTACCCCGTACTTTTTGTCTTTGTTGCAAGCGACTGTTCGGACAAGAAACAATGATAGTTTGCGTTTTGAGGACTTTTATCACCAAGCAATAGAAGAAGGTAAGGAGCCAGAACAGAAATCCTTATCGAAATACCCTGTAGACATTTCAGGAGTTATTGTGTTGAATAAGTTGACAGAGGACAGGATTAAGGATTTGAAAGACCGGATCAACGGGTCGATCGACAAAAAGAGTGGCGTAATAACAATTAGTGCGAAAATGCCTGATCCGGTGGTTGCGGCAGAGGTGGCCCGTTTTTCCATGGATTACTTAACAAACTACGTGACAGCGTACCGCACGGAGAAGAGCAAACAGGAAGTCGACTTTTTGGGTAAGAAAGTGGCGGCGGCGAGAGGGGAGTTTTATGAAGACCAGGCAAAAAAGGCGAGATATGCCGATCAATATTCTGCTCCCACAATTCGTTTAAAGTCGGCAGATGTACAGAGAGAAAGAATTGAATCGGAGTATCAAATGTCTTCTGCTCTATACAATGAACTGTTGAAGAAATACGAAGAAGCAAAAATTAAATTACAACAGAACACACCTGTTTTTCAGATAATGAATCCACCACTCACGCCAACAAAGAAGTCGGAACCAAGGAAGGCTGTTATTGTCTTTTTTTTCCATATTTTCGGGATTTTTTTTTCCTTGATGGCGGCCATTATCCGCAAGGGGAATTTTAAGCTAGTTTCAGAGAGTTAATGAATTAGGTTAGTTATGAAGGATATTTTAAGACCAAAAGTAATTGAGTTGCCAAAAAAATTGGATGACAGGGGGAACTTGTCATTTTTTGAGAATAAAAATCAAATCCCCTTTGAAATTAAAAGGACTTATTGGATTTACGATGTGCCTGGCGGCGAACTTAGAGGAAGCCATGCATTTAAGAAACAGAGAGAGTTCATTATTGCTTTGTCGGGAAGTTTTGATATTATATTAAATGATGGATATCGAGAAGAAAAGTTCTCAATGGTTAGATCATATTATGGACTTTATGTACCTCCAATGTATTGGAGAAGGATTGAGAATTTTTCAACTAATTCATTAGCACTTATAGTTTCAGATCGACATTTTGAAGAAGAAGACTATATCAGAGACTTTGAAGAGTTTAAAGAGCGTACAAATGGGTACAATTAGTGATTGTAAATACTTGAATTTTTCGAAAATAAAGAATAGGGCTGGAAATATTACTATTTTAGAGAATGGTGATGGTCGTGTATTGCCTTTCGACGTTAAGAGGGTGTTTTATTTGTTTGATATTCCTTCCGGGCAATCGAGGGGGGCACACGCTCATATGGAATGTCATCAACTGCTCATAGCGGCTAGCGGAAGCTTTGAAGTACATTTAAATGATTCTAAAGGAGAAAAGGTAGTGTACCTTAATAGGCCAGATATGGGCTTGTATGTGCCTCCGGGTATTTGGGCATCCGAAAGAGGGTTTTCCTCTGGCTCAATATGCCTTGTATTAGCTTCTCATTTGTATGATGAGAGAGATTATATTCGAGAATATGGTGAGTTTTTGATTTATTGTGGTAATGAGTAATTTAAATATACATCGGTTATCAGATGTACAGACTTCTAGGATTGGTCAAGGCACCACAATATGGCAGTACTGTATTATTTTACCTAATGCTATTATTGGAAAAGAGTGTAATATATGTTCGCATGTGTTTATTGAGAATGATGTGGAAATAGGCAATCGAGTAACTATTAAATCTGGGGTGCAGCTATGGGATGGGTTAAGAATAGAGGATGATGTTTTTGTGGGGCCAAATGTTACATTTACAAATGATTTAATTCCAAGGTCCAAACAGTTTCCATCTAGCTTTTTAAAAACTTTTATTAAAAGAGGGGCTTCAATAGGAGCGAATTCAACAATTATTGCAGGTAATTCCATTGGAGAGTATTCTCTAATTGGGGCTGGAAGCGTTGTGACATGCGATATTCCACCATTCCATCTTTTCTATGGCAATCCGGCTAGACATATGGGGTATTTGACCAAAGAGGGGATCTCGGTGGGGCTTGATTTTAAATCTGCTGACGGAGCAAAGTATAATTTTTTTAAAGGTGAATTAATAAAAAAGTGATTAAATTTTTGGACCTAAAAAAGGTTAATCTTCAGTATCAACAAGAAATCGAAGAATCTATTTTGCGAACTTTTAGAAGTGGGTGGTACCTTCTAGGTGAGGAGGTCCAAAGGTTCGAAAAAAAGTTGTGTGCATATTTAGGAGTTGAGTTTGCTGTTGGAGTTGGAAACGGCTTGGATGCTCTTCGGTTGATATACAGAGCATATATAGAATTGGGTGAAATGAAGCAAGGAGATGAAGTTATTGTCCCTGCAAATACATACATAGCCTCGATTTTGGCCATCTCAGATAATGGTTTAACACCTGTTTTTGTAGAGCCTGACCCTGATACTTTCAATATTGACCTAAAAAGAATAGAAGAAAGGATAACCTTGAAGACAAGATCAATCCTGATGGTTCATTTATATGGACAAGCTGTATTTTCAGAAAAATTGAAAGAGCTTGCCGAGCGATACAATCTAAAATTGGTGGAAGATAATGCCCAAGCAATTGGAGCTTCTTATGCAGGGAAAAAGACTGGAGGGTTGGGGGATGCTGCTGGGCTGAGCTTTTACCCAGGGAAGAATTTAGGAGCACTTGGAGATGCGGGTGCGGTAACAACTAACAATTCTGAATTGGCAGAAGTTGTTAGGATATTGGCAAATTATGGCTCGAATAAAAAATACAATAATCTTTATAAAGGACTGAATAGTAGACTTGATGAAATTCAAGCAGCCGTATTGAGTGTTAAACTCAAATATTTGGACCAAGAAAACCAAAGAAGGCGTGAAATCGCGGGCCTATATGGGGACTATATAAACAATAAGAAAATTATTTTACCTTCTTACCCAGAGGCTCCCGATAGCCATGTTTGGCACCTTTACGTAATTAGGACGGAGCACAGAGTTGGGTTAGAAGCATATTTGAAAGGGCGGGGCATTGAAACCTTGATTCACTATCCGATCCCGGCGTCTAAACAGGCCGCCTATAAAGAATATCAAAACATCTATCTGCCCGTTACCGAAGCGATACACAAGACGGTTCTCAGCTTGCCTATTAGTCCTGTTCTTTCTAATTCTGAAGTTGAGCAGATTGTGGACGAAGTTAATTGTTTTTAGATGGGTTTGGCTTTTAGAGAAATATATTCAACACAAATAGCTAAGGTGTTAACATGGAATTCTTTAGCTATGTTGATGAAGCTAATTTCTGGTTTTGTAAGCATTAAGGTTGTTGCAGTATTGGTTGGCCCTAATGGGGTGGCCCTTATTGGGCAGTTAAATAATTTTATGACAATTGTATTGGCAATTTCCACTGGAGGGGTTTTGAATGGAGTAACAAAATACTTGGCAGAGTACAGGAACAGGCCAGCATGGAAAACATATCAAGTTATTTATTCGGCCGTGAGTGCAATAATCTTGATGACGTTGATTATGTCTTTGACCATTGCTTTTGGAAGCAATTTTTTTTCAAATTGGATTCTGAATTCTGAAAAATTTAAATTGATTTTCCTCCTTTTGGGCTTACTTATATGTTTTAATGTGGCGAATTCTCTTTTTTTGTCAATTTTGAATGGTCTGAAGATATTTAAAGTTCATGTAAAAAGTAACATTTCTTCTAGCTGCATTAGTTTAGTACTATCAATATTTTTTACTTATCGCTTTGGGCTTTATGGAGCTATGCTTTCCATTGTAGTAAGTCAATCGGCAATTTTTATATTTAATCTATTTCTTTTTAGAAAGCATGGTTGGCCTATTATACAAAAGGCTTACTATTTTGGTAGGTTAAACAAGTATATTCTCAAAAGATTAGGAAGTTATTCTATTATGACCTTAATGGGGATTGTTGCATTACCAATAAGCCAAATGATAATCAGGAAATTTTTGGTAGAACATTATTCCCTTTTCAGTGCAGGGTTATGGGAGGCTATGAATCGCTTGTCTTCAGTTTATTTGATGTTAATAACAACATCTTTAAGTGTCTATTATTTGCCTAGGCTAGCTGAAATTGATAGCTATTATGATTTAAGAAGGGAAATTTTTTTGATTGCTAAGCTTGTTTTCCCAATTTTAATTGGGGGGCTGTTTTTTGTGTTTTTTTTTAGAGAAGTGGTTATTACTCTGCTATTTAGCTCGGAATTTGAACGGATGGAAGTTCTTTTTAAGTATCAATTAATTGGAGACTTTTTTAAAATTGCAAGTTGGTTGCTGGCTTTTCTGATGGTTGCAAAAAAGATGACAGGAGTTTACATAGCGAGCGAAATATTTTTTAACCTTTTACTTATAGGGTTTTCCTATATGCTCATAGGAAGGATAGGCGTTTTAGGGGCATCAATCGCCTATTGTGTTTCTTATATAATGTATTTTTTGCTAATGCTTTGGGTTTTCAGGGGAGTAGTGTTTAATAATAAATTTTTTGAATAAATATGAGAATTCTTATTCCCATATTGGATTTTACGAAATCGGGAGGATTTAGGGTTTTGTCTTACTTAGCTGATGGTTTAATAGAGAAGGGGCATGATGTGACTTTTCTTTGTTCTGGGTTAGCGGAGCCATATTACCCAACTAAGGCAAAAGTTATTTATACCCCTTCAAAATATGGTCTAAAACCTGAAAGCTTGTTTTCTAAACTTTGTTGTCTAACAATGGCTTTGATCTCAGCGAGAAAGCATGAATATGATTTGGTTGTGGCAAACCATAGTTTCACCACTATACCTATAGTATTATCATCCTTTCGGGCAATGAGATTTTATTATATTCAGGCCTATGAGCCTGATTATTACCGCTTAAAGAAGGGGTTATTCTCCTGGATTTTGTGTCAAGCTTCCAAGGTTTCATATCACCTTTCTTTTTTCCAAATTGTTAATGCTGAAATCTATGTAAGATATAAATCGATAAGAGCTATTGGGGTGGTTCCCCCTGGTGTTAATTTGGAAATTTTTAATTCAAGGGGGCGGAAGGAATATGGAGAAAAAAAAATTATTATCGGATCAATTTTACGTGGAGAAGAGTCAAAAGGTTCGAAGTATATAATTGAGGCGTTTAGGGAGTTAAAAAACAAAAGGCCTGAAATTGGGTGGAAATTTGCATTTGTAGATGAGAGATTTCTTAATAAAATATATGGTGCGGAAATAGTGAATCCGCATGGGGATGAAAGTTTGTCAGAGTATTATAAAGGACTAGATATATATATATCCGCAGGGGTATCTCAATTTGGTGCAATCCATTATCCTGTTATCGAGAATATGGCATGCGGGACACTTGTTATAACCACGCCTTATTATCCGGCCAACGGGAGCAATTCAATAATCATTGAACCCTTCTCCTCGTCTAAAATTGTGGAGGCGATTGAAGGGGCCCTTAAACTAGGTCGGGATGGGGTGATTCCACTAAGAAAAATGGCATTAAAAGAGGCGGCGTGCTTTAGTCAAGAGCGTCAAGTCGACAAGTTTGAAGAGATTTTGTTAGATAGAATGTTTTAGCAGCTTCTTGACTTGGAATAAATAATTTTATGATTTATTTTTTTTTAATATTTATTTTTTTGGGATTGACATTATTATATGATGTTCTGGGCCTTAGGGGCGGCAGAGGTGTGGCTTATATCCTATTGTGCTTTGCCTTGATACTTCTAGCAGGCTTAAGGTACCGGGTCGGGGGAGACACTTCAAATTATATGCATACTCATGAAATTTTCCCTAAACTTACTTCAATCCTTACATACGACTATGCAAGCCAAAGGTCGATTGAGATAGGATGGGTGATCTTTTCATCCGCATGCAAGATGCTTTCTGACGATTTTGTTGTTTTGCAGTTAATCCACGCACTCTTTGTTAATGTTATAATATTTAAATTCATTTATCGTTATACTAGGCACATTTTTCTAGCTGCAACGTTATATTTTATTTTATTATTTCCCTATCTAAATTTCGAAATTTTGCGACAAGCGGTTTCTATCACGATTTTTTTAGGTTTTGGTTTAAAATATTTAATCGAAGGGAAATGGTTTCGATACCTTTTAATGTCTTTGCTAAGCTTGGCTTTTCATTACTCTGCATTAATATTGTTTTGTTTTCCTTTTGTTATGGTTTTGTTGAAGCAAAGGTTAATTATAATTGCAATGATTTCAAGTACAGTATTTGCCTCTGGTATTTTTTTAAATAACCTTTTGTCAAACATCGTACTTTTTAACCCTTTTGAAATGGCGGTACTAAAAAAAATGCAATTTTATGGAGAATACAATTTGTCTAACTTAGGTCTTTTGCTATCCTTTATTCAATATATCGTGGTTCCGATAATTATTTACGCTTTCTTGAAAAGGTTTAATAGGCTAACAGATGTTAATTCTTTAGTGATCATTTATGTGTTTATAGCTGCGGTTTCGTCATCTTTCCCTATTTTATTTAGAATGATTTATTTTATATTTCCTTTATATATTATTTCGTTGGCGGATTCAATCTTCTTATTACTGATAAGGATTAAATCGACATTTTGGTTTAAAATGGCCTTTCTAAATGCAATTTTGGCAGTTATCTTGTTGATGCATACATATGAATGGTTTAAGAAGATTGAGGGAGGGTATGGAGCTAGATGGTATGTTAGGTGGTATCCATACCATTCTGTTTTTACACGAGAAATTAGCCCAGAAAGAGAGGCACTATTGACATTTTAAAATGAATATCGTTTACTCTTGTGATCGTAATTATCTTGAGCATACAGGTATCTCGATAATTTCATTGTTAGAAAATAATAGTGATAATCCGGATATTCATGTGTTCCTAATTTCTATTGATATTCCCCAAAG
Encoded proteins:
- a CDS encoding dipeptidase, whose protein sequence is MNKYIEENKQRFLDELIEFLKIASVSADPKFNNEMQEAAQWVKGKLLDAGMDSAEICQTKGHPVVYAEKQVDASLPTVLVYGHYDVQPADPYELWNSPPFDPVIKKTAAHPDGAIFARGACDDKGQIYMHVKAVEMMLAQNQLPCNVKVMFEGEEEVGSENLETFIKENKERLAADIILISDTSIIGNDIPSVETGLRGLAYMEVEVTGPNRDLHSGVYGGAVANPANVLAKMIASLHDENGKVTVKGFYDKVVELSVEDRAALEAAPFDEAAYKSDLDVKEVDGERGYTTRERSSIRPTLDVNGMWSGYTGEGSKTVLPSKAFAKISMRLVPDQDWKEISGLFAEHFKSIAPDTVKVKVSRHHGGQPYVTPMDSLGYKAAYAAMKESFGKEPVPTRGGGSIPIVSLFEEVLGLKSILFGFGLDSDALHSPNEHYGLFNFYKGIEAIPLFYSHYAALKKDEHVNQ
- the murQ gene encoding N-acetylmuramic acid 6-phosphate etherase, translating into MTTEQSSNYEDLDKMSVHEILTGINNEDQTVPLAVAKSMGQIEALIEQVVPRMQQGGRLFYIGAGTSGRLGIVDASECPPTYGVPHGLVVGIMAGGDSAIRKAVEFAEDDPEQAWKDLEEYHLTEKDTLVGIAASGRTPYVIGGLQAANAAGLLTGCIVCNAGSDVAKNAQYPVEVVVGPEFVTGSTRMKSGTAQKLVLNMLSTTVMIRLGKVRGNKMVDMQLSNEKLVDRGTKMIMQEVEGIAYEEANALLLKYGSVRAAVANYSK
- a CDS encoding VWA domain-containing protein, whose translation is MNNWPDWIALNWFLPSTIKSFSWANPMYLYAIAGLPIVFLFRWFVFSSNRQDLKLSISAQWIRGYWLRWFRWWPSLFFGLGLTFCLIALARPQRAVPQEEALSEGLSLVLALDISESMETKDLLPNRLEAAKTVARQFIQARVNDKLGLVIFAGEAFSLCPLTSDYQLLQSFLSEVHGGQIKASGTAIGSAIATSINRLRDDPGKSKAIILLSDGDNTAGTIGPETATELAKSFGIRIYTIAIGKKRAGEVDFGTLRKMALDSRGAFFSAVSGSALSNVFTEIDLLERSRFDELGLREMSDYYYVYLNWAICFLLIYLVLKNTPIGNVLED
- a CDS encoding nucleotide sugar dehydrogenase, giving the protein MSLKIKGREIVVVGLGYVGLPVAMAFQEHFDVLGYDIDKERLKELRKGFDRTRAFGEVDIKKASRLSFCAEIHKRERERVFIVTVPTPIDQEQKPDLSHLSRACKEVASFLNKGDVVVFESTVYPGCTDDLCIPMIENHSGLKINQDFYCGYSPERISPGDTINNLSSVVKLTSGSNPEAANFTDALYKLIVKAGTCLVSSIKVAEAAKLAENCQRDVNISFVNELSIVFDKLGLNVSEVLKAAATKWNFLDFKPGLVGGHCISVDPYYLIHKAQSVGYAPKVIGAGREVNELMPSFVAAKCAKKLLKEGIELQGAKVLILGVSYKSNCPDLRNSKVPNLRQELLEFGVKVDVYDPLASKGEVIEQFGFKLEEEKSLSNYELVLLIVPHEEILKELTFFRSKGDIFMQWPE